TGGGTGGTGTAAAAGGCCGGAGTTCCTGGGAGAGGATGTTAGCCTCAGATGCCTTTTCTGTAGCTATCATGGCAGCAGCAGTAAATACTCTGAAGTCCACCGCTAAAGAAATGCGTCCGGACGGTTCCAACAATAAGTCGTTTCCTTCCGGACATACAGCAACCGCATTTATGGCTGCTACTATGATGCATAAAGAATACGGGCTTACCTGCAGCCCATGGTATAGTGTGGGGGCTTATTCTGCAGCCGCCATTACGGGGATTACCCGCCAACTGAATAACAAGCATTGGTTGAGTGATGTCATGGTGGGAGCAGGAATAGGTGTTTTATCTACAGAATTTGGATATTATCTGGCAGATTTGCTATTTAAAGATAAAGGAATTACCCACTCTAACCTTGAGGATCAGTCGATTGATAGGTTTAGTAATCCATCTTTCTTTGGGCTTTCTTTAGGTATTAACATCTTATCCGGTAAGTATAAAGTATCTAATGGAGCTTATTTAACAACATCAAGCGGAAGTAATGCCGGATTGGAAGGAGCATGGTTTATGAATCCATACTTTGGGATAGGAGGGCGCTTTTCTGTTGCCAGTATGCCAGTGCTTTTAAATAAAATATCACAGAATGAACCTTTGGATATTCTTTCGGGTTCCGCAGGTGCTTATTTCTCTTATCCTATTTCTACAAGATGGTCAGCGGGAAGCAAACTATTAGCAGGATATACACATTTTTCTAAATGCACGCTTTCTTCTGCTGTAATAGGGAAAACTGGGGGAATTAGTTTTGGAACTGGCTGTTCTATGGAT
The sequence above is drawn from the uncultured Bacteroides sp. genome and encodes:
- a CDS encoding phosphatase PAP2 family protein, which produces MKIFFISLLLLLLHVAFVQADNIQEKVSGAVSPKGKVTLEDINAIRNDVQKASFNDNLLFYAQTDTVNNSPSRECFKMRLDRITSSRAFQMTYIGIPLIAAGLIVKGEDNNFRSLRNEYLPSFHLHYDDYLQLFPAVAMIGMKMGGVKGRSSWERMLASDAFSVAIMAAAVNTLKSTAKEMRPDGSNNKSFPSGHTATAFMAATMMHKEYGLTCSPWYSVGAYSAAAITGITRQLNNKHWLSDVMVGAGIGVLSTEFGYYLADLLFKDKGITHSNLEDQSIDRFSNPSFFGLSLGINILSGKYKVSNGAYLTTSSGSNAGLEGAWFMNPYFGIGGRFSVASMPVLLNKISQNEPLDILSGSAGAYFSYPISTRWSAGSKLLAGYTHFSKCTLSSAVIGKTGGISFGTGCSMDYLVKQNFSMRFFFDYNLLPSSIPANTSAQHLLTFGGSANVIF